The Halobacterium litoreum genome includes a region encoding these proteins:
- a CDS encoding FAD-dependent monooxygenase has product MTDDYEHYEAVVVGAGPGGAAAAAALAEHGVETLVLERGVDAGAKNVSGGLLFAEESAPYTLDGLFDGFREGATERPVTESYIHNVAGEQVHTIDLEGVHEDGTAWCDSVLRREMDSWLAERVHEKTRETGGGLLTEVRVNGLLRENGEIVGVTCDELDPIRADVVIAADGVNSELARDAGLMDWDDPEEWFQGVKAVIDLPEGAVEERFDVPAGEGASHLFAGDLFDGVRGGGFLYTNDDTLSIGTVFHLDSLEDEGAEPHELLNGLLTHPLLAQWVDGEDDEIEYSAKLVPDSKKVAHPSPHEDRLLLVGDAAGQMQAQGPIIKGMNHAVSAGGLAAEAFVEARVRGNATAGDLYEQKLHDEGVMDDLRPARYRASRGVTESDAVESLTNAVVESPLGRVGLRALDGTVERLFNSSFVLGMIPDTKSSYVTIPTVLAEELGERIEGESDVEPPSLADRIGDLTYDTDIGNPHIEVRDESYAASGAAVSACPVSAEDFGGGCYRSETVERDGREERVVSLDTQPCVECGTCAVVADTDWEHPRGGKGVEFEQG; this is encoded by the coding sequence ATGACTGACGACTACGAACACTACGAGGCGGTCGTGGTGGGCGCCGGGCCGGGCGGTGCGGCGGCGGCGGCGGCGCTCGCCGAGCACGGGGTAGAGACACTCGTCTTGGAGCGCGGCGTCGACGCCGGGGCGAAGAACGTCAGCGGCGGCCTGCTGTTCGCGGAGGAGTCGGCGCCGTACACGCTCGACGGTCTGTTCGACGGCTTCCGGGAGGGAGCCACCGAGCGCCCGGTGACGGAGTCGTACATCCACAACGTCGCGGGCGAGCAGGTCCACACCATCGACCTCGAAGGCGTCCACGAGGACGGCACCGCGTGGTGCGATTCGGTGCTCCGTCGGGAGATGGACTCGTGGCTCGCCGAGCGCGTCCACGAGAAGACCCGGGAGACGGGCGGCGGCCTGCTGACCGAAGTCCGCGTGAACGGCCTCCTGCGGGAGAACGGGGAGATTGTCGGCGTGACCTGCGACGAGCTCGACCCGATTCGGGCGGACGTCGTGATTGCCGCGGACGGCGTGAACTCCGAACTCGCGCGGGACGCCGGGCTGATGGACTGGGACGACCCCGAGGAGTGGTTCCAGGGCGTGAAGGCGGTCATCGACCTGCCGGAGGGCGCCGTCGAGGAGCGCTTCGACGTGCCCGCGGGCGAGGGCGCCTCCCACCTGTTCGCGGGCGATCTGTTCGACGGCGTCCGGGGCGGCGGGTTCCTCTACACGAACGACGACACGCTCTCCATCGGGACGGTGTTCCACCTCGACTCGCTCGAAGACGAGGGCGCCGAACCCCACGAACTCCTGAACGGCCTGCTCACGCACCCGCTGCTCGCGCAGTGGGTGGACGGCGAGGACGACGAGATAGAGTACTCGGCGAAACTGGTGCCGGACTCGAAGAAGGTCGCGCACCCGTCGCCACACGAGGACCGCCTCCTGCTGGTGGGCGACGCCGCCGGGCAGATGCAGGCCCAGGGCCCCATCATCAAGGGGATGAACCACGCCGTGTCGGCGGGCGGCCTCGCGGCGGAGGCGTTCGTGGAGGCGCGCGTCCGCGGGAACGCGACGGCGGGCGACCTCTACGAGCAGAAACTGCACGACGAGGGCGTGATGGACGACCTGCGTCCGGCGCGCTACCGGGCGTCCCGCGGCGTCACGGAGAGCGACGCCGTGGAGTCGCTGACGAACGCCGTCGTCGAGTCGCCGCTGGGCCGAGTCGGCCTGCGCGCGCTCGACGGCACCGTCGAGCGGCTGTTCAATTCGTCGTTCGTGCTCGGGATGATTCCGGACACGAAGTCGTCGTACGTGACGATTCCGACGGTGCTCGCGGAGGAACTCGGCGAGCGAATCGAGGGCGAGTCCGACGTGGAGCCGCCGAGTCTCGCCGACCGCATCGGCGACCTGACCTACGACACCGACATCGGGAACCCCCACATCGAGGTGCGCGACGAGTCGTACGCGGCCTCCGGGGCGGCGGTGTCGGCGTGTCCGGTGAGCGCCGAGGACTTCGGCGGCGGCTGTTATCGCTCCGAGACCGTCGAGCGGGACGGCCGCGAGGAGCGCGTCGTGAGCCTCGACACCCAGCCCTGCGTGGAGTGCGGGACGTGTGCGGTGGTCGCGGACACGGACTGGGAGCACCCCCGGGGCGGGAAGGGCGTGGAGTTCGAGCAGGGATGA
- a CDS encoding GNAT family N-acetyltransferase, producing MNVEQRLEFGHDDRERIYNYVERHGETTYDDVERSLHLDPRGIRHHVAILRRDGYLEIDDGTIAVAFEDVAAEEHRDGDTEFVVRPAHQSDLAGLVGAIRQVASERTYIEAESVADILDHEEVLLRHNELEERMFFVATVGSDVVGWVHIAGSELDKLAHTAELTVGVIEAYRGHGIGSHLLERGLAWAQSHGYEKMYNSVPATNEDAVAFLEANDWETEAVRADHYKLGDEYVDEVMMAVRL from the coding sequence ATGAACGTCGAGCAGAGACTGGAGTTCGGCCACGACGACCGGGAACGCATCTACAACTACGTGGAACGGCACGGAGAGACCACCTACGACGACGTCGAGCGTTCGCTCCACCTCGACCCGCGGGGCATCCGCCACCACGTCGCCATCCTGCGACGCGACGGCTACCTCGAAATCGACGACGGCACCATCGCCGTCGCCTTCGAGGACGTCGCCGCCGAGGAGCACCGCGACGGCGACACGGAGTTCGTCGTACGACCCGCCCACCAGTCCGACCTCGCGGGCCTCGTCGGCGCAATCCGGCAGGTCGCCAGCGAGCGCACGTACATCGAGGCCGAGTCCGTCGCGGACATCCTCGACCACGAGGAAGTGCTCCTGCGGCACAACGAACTCGAAGAGCGCATGTTCTTCGTCGCCACCGTCGGGAGCGACGTGGTCGGTTGGGTCCACATCGCGGGCTCCGAACTCGACAAACTCGCGCACACCGCCGAACTCACCGTCGGCGTCATCGAGGCGTACCGCGGCCACGGCATCGGCAGCCACCTGCTCGAACGCGGCCTCGCGTGGGCCCAGAGCCACGGCTACGAGAAGATGTACAACAGCGTCCCGGCGACCAACGAGGACGCCGTGGCGTTCCTCGAAGCGAACGACTGGGAGACCGAGGCGGTGCGTGCGGACCACTACAAACTCGGCGACGAGTACGTCGACGAAGTGATGATGGCCGTCAGGCTCTGA
- a CDS encoding CNNM domain-containing protein, whose product MAPVPLLPSLALVAVLLAVSAFFSSTEIALFSLTPDRIDELAAGDDRGPELQRLREDPHRLLVTILVGNNVVNIAISSVLTVLLVAYLPPELAVVGTTLAATALVLVCGEILPKSWGLANAESWALLVARPVRYIALVLWPLVAFFDALTRGLSAALGGSADIERELLED is encoded by the coding sequence ATGGCTCCAGTCCCGCTCCTTCCGTCGCTCGCGCTCGTCGCCGTCCTGCTCGCGGTGTCGGCGTTCTTCTCCAGCACGGAGATAGCGCTGTTCTCGCTGACGCCCGACCGAATCGACGAACTCGCCGCGGGCGACGACCGCGGCCCCGAGTTACAGCGCCTCCGCGAGGACCCACACCGCCTGCTCGTCACGATTCTCGTCGGCAACAACGTCGTGAACATCGCCATCTCCAGCGTCCTCACGGTCCTGCTCGTGGCGTACCTCCCGCCCGAACTCGCCGTCGTCGGAACCACGCTCGCGGCGACGGCGCTCGTGCTCGTCTGCGGCGAGATTCTCCCGAAGTCGTGGGGGCTGGCGAACGCCGAGTCGTGGGCGCTCTTGGTCGCCCGGCCCGTCCGGTACATCGCGCTCGTGCTCTGGCCGCTGGTCGCGTTCTTCGACGCGCTCACCCGCGGGCTGTCGGCGGCGCTCGGCGGGAGCGCGGACATCGAACGCGAACTCCTCGAGGATTAG
- a CDS encoding SLC13 family permease, with protein MALPPTPALVVFGLAAVALALFASEAVPPDVAAIGVLVALYVLRPWTGVDADTALVGFANPATVTIVAMYVLSEAVRQTGVIEHVGDAIEAFAHGSDSRLLGAVVGTTSLSAGVVNNVPVVAVFVPMVTDLASRARRSPSAFLLPLSYAAMLGGTLTLLGSSTNLVVSALAADALGRQIGVFEMTPVGVLVLVTGVVYLLTVGRRLVPERVSPSATLAETYGVSARLARLEVREGSPFAGQRLDDVRATVSDAAVDVAVLQLSRDGERYLATRTDETVGPGDTLTVRGNLQAVNEFATEYDLRQLPRQTVSTRDLHLREGRGNLVEVVLPEGSRFVGDTVREANLAGYHNAVVLALKRGDDVRSDGIADHRLAVGDTLLLQVRERNLAELVENLDVVVTRGVGPSQSPETEPEPVFDRETTLVLGTVASVVGLAAVGVLPVVIAALAGVVVVTATDVISPTDAYGAVSWNVVFLLAGIYPLGVAARDTGGAAWVAEQLAATSSVLPIIAVLAVTYLVTAALANLVGNAASAILMTPVAVDTAASVGAETLSFVLAVLFAASTAFLTPTGYATNLMVYGPGGYEFGDYARVGLPLQLLLTVVTTAGIWVVYGV; from the coding sequence ATGGCGCTCCCGCCGACGCCCGCGCTGGTCGTGTTCGGTCTCGCCGCCGTCGCGCTCGCGCTGTTCGCGAGCGAAGCCGTGCCGCCGGACGTGGCCGCCATCGGCGTGCTCGTCGCGCTGTACGTCCTCCGACCGTGGACGGGCGTCGACGCCGACACCGCGCTCGTCGGGTTCGCGAACCCCGCGACCGTCACCATCGTCGCGATGTACGTGCTCAGCGAGGCGGTCCGACAGACCGGCGTCATCGAACACGTCGGGGACGCCATCGAGGCGTTCGCGCACGGGAGCGACTCCCGCCTGCTCGGCGCCGTCGTCGGCACTACGAGTCTCTCCGCGGGCGTCGTGAACAACGTCCCCGTGGTCGCCGTGTTCGTGCCGATGGTGACCGACCTCGCCTCGCGCGCCCGCCGGTCGCCCTCCGCGTTCCTCCTCCCGCTGTCGTACGCCGCGATGCTCGGCGGGACGCTGACGCTGCTCGGTAGTTCCACGAACCTCGTCGTGAGCGCGCTCGCCGCGGACGCGCTCGGCCGCCAAATCGGCGTCTTCGAGATGACGCCCGTCGGCGTGCTCGTGCTCGTCACCGGCGTCGTCTACCTCCTCACGGTCGGCCGCCGACTCGTCCCCGAGCGCGTCTCTCCCTCCGCGACGCTTGCGGAGACCTACGGCGTGTCGGCGCGCCTCGCGCGCCTCGAAGTCCGCGAGGGGTCGCCGTTCGCCGGCCAGCGCCTCGACGACGTGCGCGCCACCGTCTCGGACGCCGCCGTCGACGTGGCCGTCCTCCAACTCTCCCGGGACGGCGAGCGCTACCTCGCCACCCGGACCGACGAGACGGTCGGACCGGGCGACACCCTCACCGTGCGCGGGAACCTCCAAGCCGTCAACGAGTTCGCGACCGAGTACGACCTCCGACAGCTACCCCGGCAGACCGTCTCGACGCGCGACCTGCACCTCAGGGAGGGTCGCGGGAACCTCGTCGAAGTCGTGCTCCCGGAGGGGTCGCGGTTCGTCGGCGACACCGTCCGCGAGGCGAACCTCGCGGGCTACCACAACGCCGTCGTGCTCGCGCTCAAGCGCGGCGACGACGTCCGGAGCGACGGCATCGCCGACCACCGCCTCGCGGTCGGCGACACCCTCCTCTTGCAGGTGCGCGAGCGCAACCTCGCCGAACTCGTGGAGAACTTGGACGTGGTCGTCACCCGGGGCGTCGGGCCGAGCCAGTCCCCGGAGACCGAACCCGAACCCGTCTTCGACCGCGAGACGACGCTCGTCCTCGGCACCGTCGCGAGCGTCGTCGGCCTCGCCGCCGTCGGCGTGCTTCCGGTCGTCATCGCGGCGCTCGCGGGCGTCGTCGTCGTCACCGCCACCGACGTCATCTCGCCCACCGACGCCTACGGCGCGGTGTCGTGGAACGTCGTGTTCCTGCTCGCGGGCATCTACCCGCTCGGCGTCGCCGCCCGCGACACCGGCGGCGCGGCGTGGGTCGCCGAACAGCTCGCCGCCACCTCGTCGGTGCTCCCGATTATCGCCGTGCTCGCCGTCACGTACCTCGTCACCGCCGCGCTCGCGAACCTCGTCGGAAACGCCGCGAGCGCCATCCTGATGACGCCCGTCGCCGTCGACACCGCCGCGAGCGTCGGCGCCGAGACGCTGTCCTTCGTCCTCGCGGTGCTCTTCGCGGCCTCGACGGCGTTCCTCACGCCCACGGGCTACGCGACGAACCTGATGGTGTACGGGCCGGGCGGCTACGAGTTCGGCGACTACGCCCGCGTCGGCCTCCCGCTCCAGTTGCTCCTCACGGTCGTCACCACGGCCGGCATCTGGGTCGTGTACGGCGTCTGA
- a CDS encoding cupin domain-containing protein, whose product MTIANESDVEWTDIDEGDARMRRKQLGEAVAGEELGCSLYELPAGAKSWPYHYHTGNEEAIYVLVGEGMLRLAGESHSLSEGDYVALPADESGAHRVVNDSEGVLRYLAVSTMNDPDVTVYPDSGKLGVFAGSAPGGRDGRTLDGYYRRDGDVDYWE is encoded by the coding sequence GTGACCATCGCGAACGAGTCGGACGTGGAGTGGACCGACATCGACGAGGGCGACGCCCGGATGCGCCGGAAACAACTCGGCGAGGCCGTCGCCGGCGAGGAACTCGGGTGTAGCCTCTACGAACTCCCGGCGGGCGCGAAGTCGTGGCCGTACCACTACCACACCGGCAACGAGGAGGCCATCTACGTGCTCGTCGGCGAGGGGATGCTCCGCCTCGCCGGGGAGTCGCACTCTCTCAGCGAGGGCGACTACGTCGCGCTCCCGGCCGACGAGTCGGGCGCCCACCGCGTCGTCAACGACTCCGAGGGCGTCCTGCGCTACCTCGCCGTCTCCACGATGAACGACCCGGACGTCACCGTCTACCCCGACTCGGGGAAACTCGGCGTGTTCGCCGGGTCGGCGCCCGGCGGCCGCGACGGCCGGACGCTGGACGGCTACTACCGCCGCGACGGCGACGTGGACTACTGGGAGTAG
- a CDS encoding MutS-related protein, whose translation MRLEEYWGVGPKTAERLETELGVPDAVDAIESADVRALVDAGISRGRATRILRRANGGEGLDALATDDARAVYKDLVSLAAEYAVTNHAGDRIRVLTPLTEREAMTDRLDRVAAARDTWQDLDADTRESVLDVFAEHDGDSRLAAVETALALVDAGATEGVFASVAALDRSRLEDAADALRHLDDDGVRDGADAKLDRLREQVADLDRLERDTFDVLEAVRSEGVEGTEEFREAFVQYVASEADVEPRLVRNAMAPDAADAPDFVSTTLRELAGDIRERASDREDEVEADLRGAISNAHEDVEDAVDAVSDLAFHLSLARFADAHDLTRPEFVDRDAVAVEDARNLALAADGEDVQPITYAVGDHDLSGPPTGDRVTVLTGANSGGKTTLLETLCQVALLAQMGLPVPAARAEVGAVDSVVFHRRHASFNAGVLEATLNSVVPPLSTGDRTLMLVDEFEAITEPGSAADLLHGLVTLTVDEDALGVFVTHLADDLEPLPDAARTDGIFAEGLSQDLDLLVDYQPRFDTVGKSTPEFIVSRLVADADDRAERAGFRTLATAVGEEAVQRTLADAEWSE comes from the coding sequence ATGCGACTCGAAGAGTACTGGGGGGTCGGCCCGAAGACGGCCGAGCGCCTCGAAACCGAACTCGGGGTGCCCGACGCCGTCGACGCCATCGAGAGCGCCGACGTCCGCGCGCTCGTCGACGCCGGCATCTCGCGGGGCCGAGCGACGCGCATCCTGCGGCGCGCGAACGGCGGCGAGGGACTGGACGCGCTCGCCACCGACGACGCCCGCGCCGTCTACAAGGACCTCGTCTCGCTGGCCGCCGAGTACGCCGTCACGAACCACGCCGGCGACCGCATCCGCGTGCTCACGCCGCTGACCGAGCGCGAGGCCATGACCGACCGCCTCGACCGGGTCGCCGCCGCTCGCGACACGTGGCAGGACCTCGACGCCGACACCCGCGAGTCGGTGCTGGACGTGTTCGCCGAGCACGACGGCGACAGCCGACTCGCCGCCGTCGAGACGGCGCTCGCGCTCGTCGACGCCGGCGCCACGGAGGGCGTGTTCGCGTCCGTCGCGGCGCTCGACCGGTCTCGACTGGAGGACGCCGCCGACGCGCTCCGGCACCTCGACGACGACGGCGTGCGCGACGGCGCGGACGCCAAACTCGACCGCCTCCGCGAGCAGGTCGCCGACCTCGACCGCCTCGAACGCGACACCTTCGACGTGCTCGAAGCGGTGCGCTCGGAGGGCGTCGAGGGCACCGAGGAGTTCCGCGAGGCGTTCGTCCAGTACGTCGCCAGCGAGGCCGACGTGGAACCCCGCCTCGTCCGGAACGCGATGGCGCCGGACGCCGCCGACGCCCCCGACTTCGTGAGCACGACGCTCCGCGAACTCGCGGGCGACATCCGGGAGCGCGCGAGCGACCGCGAGGACGAGGTCGAGGCCGACCTCCGGGGCGCCATCTCGAACGCCCACGAGGACGTCGAGGACGCCGTCGACGCGGTCAGCGACCTCGCCTTCCACCTCTCGCTCGCGCGGTTCGCGGACGCCCACGACCTCACCCGACCGGAGTTCGTGGACCGGGACGCCGTCGCCGTCGAGGACGCTCGGAACCTCGCGCTCGCCGCCGACGGCGAGGATGTCCAGCCGATTACGTACGCCGTCGGCGACCACGACCTCTCGGGCCCGCCGACTGGCGACCGCGTCACCGTCCTCACGGGCGCGAACTCCGGCGGGAAGACGACCCTGCTGGAGACGCTGTGTCAGGTCGCCCTGCTCGCGCAGATGGGGCTCCCCGTGCCCGCCGCGCGCGCCGAGGTCGGCGCCGTCGACTCCGTGGTCTTCCACCGCCGCCACGCCTCCTTCAACGCGGGCGTCCTCGAAGCCACCCTGAACTCCGTGGTGCCGCCGCTCTCCACGGGCGACCGCACGCTGATGCTCGTCGACGAGTTCGAGGCCATCACCGAACCCGGGAGCGCCGCCGACCTGCTCCACGGCCTCGTCACGCTCACCGTCGACGAGGACGCCCTCGGCGTGTTCGTCACCCACCTCGCGGACGACCTCGAACCCCTCCCGGACGCCGCGCGCACCGACGGCATCTTCGCCGAGGGGCTGAGTCAGGACCTCGACTTGCTCGTGGACTACCAGCCGAGATTCGACACCGTCGGCAAGTCCACGCCGGAGTTCATCGTCTCCCGCCTCGTCGCCGACGCCGACGACCGCGCCGAGCGCGCCGGCTTCCGCACGCTCGCCACCGCCGTCGGCGAGGAAGCCGTCCAGCGCACGCTCGCGGACGCCGAGTGGTCGGAGTAA
- a CDS encoding carbohydrate kinase family protein, translating to MQTDRILVAGETLVDLFPAESGDLADIEGFAHRAGGAPANVAAGLARLGDPPAFWTRVGDDPFGDFLADALAAREIPDDLVVRGDAPTALAVVSPTDDGDRSFTFYESETATLAFETDRIPDDALTDYDCVHVGGVALANPAGRAATLDLAERARDADCVVSVDPNSRPALWDDAADAGDALRDLLALADVVCCSADDLAPLGLAELARHDPEAAAADLLAGTPETAFLTRGAAGATVVSDATASDDRVTHSLPAFDVDVADTTGAGDAFCAAALARFEPGLSPDGLRDALAFASAAGGLAATETGGMGALPDADAVRDLAESA from the coding sequence GTGCAGACCGACCGCATCCTCGTCGCCGGCGAGACGCTCGTCGACCTGTTCCCCGCCGAGTCCGGCGACCTCGCCGACATCGAGGGGTTCGCCCACCGGGCGGGCGGCGCGCCCGCGAACGTCGCCGCTGGCCTCGCACGCCTCGGCGACCCGCCAGCGTTCTGGACGCGGGTCGGCGACGACCCGTTCGGCGACTTCCTCGCGGACGCGCTCGCCGCCCGCGAGATTCCCGACGACCTCGTGGTTCGCGGCGACGCGCCGACCGCGCTCGCCGTCGTCTCCCCCACCGATGACGGCGACCGCTCGTTCACCTTCTACGAGTCAGAGACCGCCACGCTCGCCTTCGAGACCGACAGGATTCCGGACGACGCGCTCACGGACTACGACTGCGTGCACGTCGGCGGCGTCGCGCTCGCGAACCCCGCGGGCCGCGCGGCCACGCTGGACCTCGCGGAGCGCGCCCGCGACGCGGACTGTGTCGTCTCCGTCGACCCGAACAGCCGGCCCGCGCTCTGGGACGACGCCGCCGACGCGGGCGACGCGCTCCGGGACCTCCTCGCGCTCGCGGACGTGGTGTGCTGTAGCGCCGACGACCTCGCGCCCCTCGGTCTCGCCGAACTCGCGCGCCACGACCCCGAAGCGGCGGCCGCCGACCTGCTCGCCGGCACGCCCGAAACCGCCTTCCTGACGCGGGGCGCGGCCGGCGCGACGGTCGTCTCGGACGCCACCGCCAGCGACGATCGCGTCACCCACTCCCTGCCCGCGTTCGATGTGGACGTGGCCGATACCACGGGCGCGGGTGACGCCTTCTGCGCCGCCGCACTCGCCCGCTTCGAACCGGGGCTGTCGCCCGACGGCCTCCGGGACGCGCTCGCGTTCGCGTCCGCCGCCGGCGGGCTCGCCGCCACCGAGACCGGCGGGATGGGCGCGCTCCCGGACGCCGACGCGGTCCGCGACCTCGCGGAGAGCGCGTAA